TAAtggtttgggggttttttgCCTGCTTACTTTTTAAGTCAGTAACCTGGACAACTCGATTTCTGGACAATGGAGTTCAGTTCAGACAATACTAAAATAGGAGGAGCCACTGATTCCTTTCAGAGTAGAGAGACCTTAGAGCCATTTTAATTTAAGAGATATATGAAACTTAACAAGAGCAAAGCTGGATTCAGCACCTGGGACAGCACAATCCTGAATACATTGAGGGCCAAGTGACTGAAGTACAGACCTGCAGAAATTCTCTGGTGGAGGGAGGTTGTTTGTTAGTAAACTCAGTAAAGTCAACACTATATCCTGACAGCCAAAAGGACCAACTGTATTCTGAGAGTGTTTGCACAGCTAACCAGACAAAAGAAATGTTAAGTAAAATTGAAATAGTCACTACTTTAAAGTATGAGGTGCAGTTTTGGTGTCACAACCTAAAAAGGATATGAAGATATTAGGATGCGTctgaaggaaacaaagacaGTGAAGGGTCTAAAGGGGAAGATGAAGAGCAGCCAAAGTCCTGTTTTTTCAGCCTAGAGGAGATCAAGTGGAGGTCTCATGGCAGCCTACAAGGGAGCCTACAAGGGGAGCAGCGGGGCAGGagctgtgacagcaacaggatcCAAGAAACAGCATGGATCTGCATTaaggggagggtcaggttgaGGATTAGttcagggcagtggtcatggctCCATAAACCTGTCAGTGGTCAAGAAGCACCTGGACAACATTCATATTTCTGGTGCAACTCTTAGGTGTGTGTGGAGTGAGGAGCTGATTTGACCCCTGTGGGTCATTCCCAACTCAGGGTAGTCTACAATAAGCTTCACAGTCCAGCCTTCTGGAGAGAACTGTTCTGgttagttaaaaaaataaataaataaagatcaGATAAGGAAACATGAAGTAGTTTTAATTctaatttcttctgaaacaaaaaaatacatggcAGTTGAAACGGAGAGGGCACTTTTTATAAAAAACTAAACtcttatagaaaaaaaaagtgcttcaTTTGCATTTGTAATTTGGTGCATAAACTGGTAGTTAGAGTCCAAATTGCTTCGTTCTTCCTTCACCTCGCCGCTACTGTAGCTTAAATATGGCCTGAGCTAGCATCCTAATTTATGTAACATTAAGAGGttgaaaaaacacaacattccAGAGCATACCTGCCTCCTGCATACTACCACAAAAGACGACAGAAGGGCATCCACTTGAATATTTCAGATCTCACAATTGTTTTTCACTCCCTCCTGCCTAAGTCACTTTACCCACGGTTTACTTTCCTTCACACCCTTTACACTATCTGAAGATGGAAAACAGCACTATTGTGTCagtattaattatttaaaaaaaaaaaaaaaagcaacaactttGTTTCATAGTAAGGGCACTTAGCTCTCATTTTTTCAAACAAACGTGAAATTGAGAAGAACAAAATTACTCAGTACTTGTTATGTTGGTAATATTTTCAATAATCCCaacaacagaatgaaagaaaacttgctTGTGATTTGAAATGCataacaaatgcaaaacagGCATTGATTTTTTACATTATGGAAGAGAGTTGGACTGATGGGGGGGATGAGTGGAGAGAAGCATCTCCATCACTTCTCAGAAACAAAAGTATTGATGAGCATGTTTCAACAACAAAACCCGGTTCTGTAGTGTAggggtgaaaaaaagaaaaaaatatatatatatatgtacggATACAgattcataaaagaaaaacaatttgctATACTCTGACTGAAGAATATCTTTCCAGAATGCATACTTCACATTCTCAGTTAGTTCTATCACTTTCTGAAGATCAGCGTCAGATAAATTTAGAGGGCAATAAAACAGCATGAATTAATTTAGTAGATGAGTATAGTTACAAAATACTTACCTTGCTAGCTGTGCCAACTCTTTTTGGGTCAATGGACTTCCTTGTTTGCTTAGAAGATTCTTTAGCAAAATCAATCTCGTCTGAAAAGATGATACATTTATTATATGTAAAACTAGTTTTCATGGTACACTTAAATTTTATTACAATAACAAAACTATGTGTTCATTGGGCTAGCTTTTGTGCTTCACTGACTTAAATTTGCCTGTAGTGCTTTTGTGATTAGAGCATACAAAATAATCTCTTCAGAGAGAGAGGGATTTGCTAATAATGAGAACAAGGATCACGCTGGCTCTAAACATTTGCACAATAACATGTTAGAATCCTCATCAAAAGTCCTAATCTGCTGTtcaactgagaaagaaaaccacattAAGAAAGTTACCTTTATCTTCTGCAATAAATACTCTCTCCTGCCAACCAAACCTGCTCCTGCAAGCCCTAAATCAGACTTGTCCATGCCTGCCAGTATGTAAGCAACATCTCACTAATACTGAGTAACTACTACTAAATTTACTGGTAGCAAGCACAAGAAATGCAACAGCTTAAGATAGTTGCCAGAATTAAAGCACAGTTTATGTGGCCGGGCTGGGCCAGAAATTAAATCACCAAACTGCAGTCATCCAGGGCAAGTTAATTTTTTGAGACTTCTGTTTTTGATTCCAATAAAATGCATCAAAGAAAATGCATCTCAAATCGAAGAAAATGCATGGAAACCAGTACTTACTTCCTCATTTGGTAAAGATACATATACCCGTTTGGTGAACCGTCTAGAAAAAACACACATGTATAAATACACATACACTTTTCTGGTTTTCCAGTGCATACAGATCTAACACTTGGCTTGATAAATATCAAGATTTCACTTCCATCATCTAATTCTAGGAAGCAGAACtctaggtttaaaaaaaaaaaaaaaacaaaatcaacatgCATGAGCTGCTGGTGTCACCTTACTCCTGCTGAGATCATGAAACTCCTCCCAAAGAGGAAACACTCAAGAAGTAAAAAACATCACTGACTCTCACTAACAACAATGCATCACTTCACTGTACACAAGAGGTCtttggaatttttaaaaatgcaattcaTTTGTTCAGACAGTGCTGACACCCTTATTTTCCTCAGTCAAGAATGAATAGAGAAGCAAACGTGAAAGCTTTCAGCTAAAAAAGGCCTATGGCAAATCTACAGCAAGATCTTCAACTGCAGGGAACATCAGAAGTCAAATATTCACAGAGTAACTACTAGATTTCATTCATCGAATTTCTTCAAgctccaaataaaaaaaagtagggTGAGAGATGCAAAAGAGTTATAAAATACTGAGTTGGTTTTAAGAGGCACTGCTGCTTTAGACAAATCTAACTGTCATGCTTGTACAGACGTATCCCAAAAGAGAATAGGCACCTCTGAAAAGCTAAATTTATTCTTGCCAAACAGCTTTGCTTAATTAGTAAAAATTTGCAATCAAGAAACTAAGCAGCAAAACCAGCTGTTCATAACAAGCATCACATGATCACGCTCATAAGAGACATTCTGATACCTGAGAACAGCATCATCAAGCTCCTGTGGCCTGTTTGTTGCTCCCATCACAAGTATTCTGTCCTCTCCAGAAGACTGCACCTATATAACAAAGACAAGCAAGACAGTTTTCAGTACACAGCATTTAAGTTATAAAAACTTGCCACTGATTCAGTGCACTGACAggattttgctgtttgttttttttttttttaaatgcagttagCTTCATATTTATCTAAAGAATGCTttaaattcaaggaaaaaaaagttagcaCATGACACAGTGTTCAAGTTCATTGCTGTCAAAGTGAGCCCAAAACAATCCAAAGTATGGTGTAATAAAGCTCCACCTTGATCTCAAGTCCCTAACTTGAAAGttacatttgattttcttctccttattttaaaagaaaaccctGTTTGAATACACGTGGGCAGTAATTTCTGTATATTATTGCCACATTGTACTATTTGTCCCAATTCATCCCACTCTGGACAAGTTTTTCCTAATCTTGTTATGTCTCTCTATACAATTATCTTCTCCTCCTGTACTTCATTATCATTGCTACACAGCTGCAACAGTATTCCACTGCATtatgagaaaatgaagtaaGATTCTTCCATACAAATATCAGTGCTGTGTGACAAAAGCATTCTGATGTTCATTTGTGGGGTTCCCCCCCCCAACAACGAAACATCCACTTTCTATTCCTGGATATTACACACATGCAGGCTAAACATATTTAACTGCATCTCATCATCTCTAGATTATgatacaaacaaaaaccaaataatttaataaaaagcacactaacacaaaaatgaatatttctgaTTTGTCAGAGCTGTGTATACACCAATGATCCAAAATAGACTCTCTGAAATTACCACCCCTCAAATCTCACCTTACTCTTTGACAAAGTGCACACTTTGGTGAGTTAGAATTcttaaagaaaaccaacaacgaaaaaaaacaaccaatgcAACAACTCTACTTAAAACCCACTGACTCCTCTTACTTTGCCAGAAATGCATTTCATCAAAACATGCAGTTGCAAACAAAGATTCAATGCTACTTGACCCTGAAATATCACTCTTTCCTAGTaacaatattttttgttttcacagctcCTTTATTACTGCCAGACTCAATTTTCTGAAGTACAAGAGTATgtaggtaaaaaataaaatagaattaacagcaataaaaaaaaagaaacaaaacacacactGTCTGTCAAGGTAAGTCCTAGCAGCCAAATCCTATTCATGTTTCATCTGCAGCTTGTACTGGCACCCATGACGTTAGCCGACTCACCTAAAATCATGCAATACTTAGACTAGATACTTACACCATcaaattctattaaaaattctgtttttagaCGCCTACTAGCATCATGTTCACCTTCTCTTCTTTCACACAAAAGGCTATCAActtcatctaaaaaaaaaggaaatatgcCTTAGTTAAACATACATTAAAGCCTTCATGTTTGCTTAAGATATTTTACTAATATAGGACTCCAGCAAGAAAGATcaaatcttttttctcccttaggATACAGACAGATCTTTTATCTTTTATGTGTAAGCAGACATTAaaagcttgtttatttttccgACTAGGCTTACCATGCTATGTGTTGCTATTTAAACATTTCATACTACAcacaagtgagaaaaaaaatcctgctggaTAATAAACTGTACTTCAGGACGAGCAAAACTTGTTTTCATGCTTGACATTTAATACCAAAGAGGACTTGCTCTGTAGAGGCTGTACAGCCTGCTATGGTTTTGATGACACTAATTCCCACTATTAGCACCACAGTAACAATAATCTAACATGTTGTGTTTGGAATTACTGGTTAGCCAGCAGGTCATAATCAAGACATTTGCTGTACTCTACAGAATTACTCAAAGTAATTTTGACTGgtaattcaaatttaaaaagtcaatacgtttaaaaagagtaaaaaaaagaTCAATAACGTTTAAGGTCTTACCAATAAAAATTATCGAAGGCTGCAGTTCTCTGGCTACTGCAAATAGAGCACGCACCAATTTCTCACCTTCACCCACCTGAAACAACAATGAACTGTTTTTGGAGGGAATTTAGAAAGCATTTATTACAAGACCCCCAAGATAAGGgcttacaggaaaaaatgctgaTAAAGTCTCACAGTCCACTGGTATGtattctattattattactagTTCAGTATTACATACAGtcatgttctttttaaaagaaatgttcaaACTTATGATCACAATTAAGACATCAGAGATTTTGGTGCCTAAGTTATAAAAgcttcctttactttttttaaaggaggagaaaacaacaaccACTCATCTCTGTCACAATCAGTGCCATCCTAAACAGGAAAAATCCAGTGACATTGAATTATCACAGgcacaaattttttttttccttaagttgGCAAATCATTTCTCTGAAGACTTTATATTCACTATAGGGAACCAGTTCACCAAAGAGTTATCAGAAGTCCTGGCCTTTATAAGCCCCAATCACAGCCCATGTGTTTTCTCATTAATGCAGTTTACAGTTACTACTTACGTATTTTGAAGTTAGGCTTGCAGCACTGATATTGAAGAAAGTAGCATTTGATTCTGCAGCAACTGCTTTGGCCTAGGACAGAAAAAATACgctttttaaaacatcacacTGAAGATGCCTCTTTACTTCTGCAGCTATTACCGATGTTTTCCATAGtgatttgaaaatgtaaatgctAAAGACAACTTACACACTTACAAATCagaacagagaagcagcagaaccTCTACAGAAGTTTCCAGACTTCCTTATACTTCTCTAATCACAATATCTCCACAGCCATCTACAATTTGCTCACCAAAGAGCACTAGTCTCCTGCTCCTTTTAATGTATCATAAGTAAGCACTGACAACAATTTTACCTCATTTAGAGAAGCAATTTAGAGTAGCATGAGTCGAGTcacattaaaattatattttttaccATACACAGAGTACCTTCTTCATTAACAGTATAACCATATTCAAGAAGTTACTATTACTTGGTTATACaagctttttgtgtgtgtgagtggGGTGAGAGTGGTATTgctttattctgtttgtttcttttaaattgatTAGCAATTATGTTCAAATAGGTaaaacacaacagaagagcCCAAGTGCCCAGTATTTCCACTAGGGGTTTCAGAGCAGACCCAGCTTCACAATCAAAGGCAGCATGCATCTGCAGCACGCCACGTGATTAGGGAGGACGCGCCAAGCTCAGCTGCACTGTCACGATGTTCCCTGGCTGATGGCTGATGTACAGCCATCCCCCCAGTTCCCTGAACCCAGCACACCATAAAACAAGAAGGTGCCAGGCAGTTCTCAAGCAATTGTTGTTTCTCACATAGCATGGAAGGCAAAAAGCTTGCTACTGTGCTTCCCCTCCAGTTCAAAAAACTATCTGCATTTCTTGTATATTTTGATAGAGAGCACACAGTGTTTTAATTGCTGCTGCACACAAGCGATTAACCATGTTACTCTTCCtctctcagaaaacaaaacttggaCTCGCTAGTTTAAGATACTACTTATGATACTGAAGAGAATTCAGTTAGAACAGTTTGGCCTTCCCCACAAAATGCATTATTTCGCATTTTCATATTAAGGTAATACTGCAAGGACGTATCCAGAGACACCGTATTGTTTGTTACTGCAAAACTCACATTTATCAAAGCCCCTGCTGTGCTACTGCAAATCTGGAAGTACCTGGGATTAGTTAGAGAGCGTAACCACTTCAACCTCACCAACACTCCTCTCCAGTCAGGAACACCCTGGTGTAAGCCACAGCGATTTTAATCTAAGTCCTTCAATGTCAACAAAACTCCACAGCGTGGCAGTGAGttttaaaactttcagaaaGTAAAATGTACCAAATAAGTCCAGGAGATTTAAATGCATGTACACACACTGCATTTCtactgcacacacacagttgGAGAAGTTCTGGTTCAAGTTCCAACTGCACTGATAGCATAACATCCAGACATTACACCCATGAGCTTCCCAGTAAAGCAGAATTTAATTAGCTGACACAAAAGATACTTTAAGAATAGTACAAAATAATGCAACGTACAAGGCCACACAGAAACAAGGAAGTTCAGAAAACCTGAACACAAGCCATCCCAACAGTTATATTTGAAGACCACCAACCCACGTATGCAGAATTTTTCCTCACCAACATTGTCTTCCCATTTCCTGGTGGGCCAAAGAGCAACAATCCACGTGCAGGAGCTCTAAGTCCTGTAAATAACTTGAAAAATACACCATCGTAAGTTAACTTCAAGAAGAATTGAAGTGTTACAAACAGTAAATATACACTTGGTTAGATCATTACATGGACTAAAGACAGTAATTTCTTTAAACTCTGAATGAGGATTGTCTTTCCCCCCTATAATTTTATTAAACACCAAAAGATGTTTCATTGTCTTGCCAGCATTAACAGCCACCAATTAAGCTTAGCTCCTAGAGTTACGCACTGCTTTTAACTAACTGCAACAACACAGGAAAAGCAAGCCATTCAATCTTGGGCAGGGTGAAGgggaaagacaggaaaaaagatGTGATGCTTTACCTCTAAAAGAAAATGGTTAAAAATTCAGGAATGGCTTACTGGATAGGACTGGTAGCAATAGTAACAGTGCTACAACTGTACAGATTCTTGGAGAAGTTACATTTCATTACTACCTTGCCCTAATGCACCTCACTACTTGCACACACAGTCAAACTACACCACAATCATTTCATGTATAGACATACCATGAAATGAATATAAAAGAATATAATCTTTGAGACAGAGCAGCTTATCAAGTTTAAAGCActaatttccatttaaaaacacGTGGGTGTTGTGCACAAGCACAACTCCCCTGCGTTGTAGGAGAGTTAAAGCAGTGTTCCTATTAACTACACATGggagaacaattttttttttttaaaggaaaacctAGAGATTTTAGTTTTAACCTGAAAACTACTTAAAATATTACTTATCTGCCACCTACTGTCTTAACATTCCATTGATAATCTCCTCTGTCTCACTCATTGTGACTTTCTTTCCTACACTACAAAACTACTTCAATTATAATAACAGCAAGCAAATCTACACTTTCCCATAGGCATATATCTGTTGTAGTTATTTCTGTCACATTTTAGCAGGTTCAAAAGTTTCAGAATGCTaattttctgattctctccttCATTCTACCTTCTAATAATtccaataaacaaacaaaatgaatagTTACGGAGTCACTCGTATGTGCACCATGTCTGAAGACCACTGTCAGTAGACATTCTTTGCCATAATACCCATCATTAGAAATGGCTGTCGGTTTCTGTAGGATGGCCAACCAACAtgcattttctctatttcattacaagaagcattttgtttgtgtttaacTCTTTCAGTTCTGGGCTTTGTTCTCTACATTTCCACACATAGCTATAACTATCTGGAACAGTCAGCTTCACTAATTTTCAGGCTCCCACCTCAGTCCCTTTATCCTACCTATGCTGACTAACCAGAAGGTGAAAAAATTCACCACAATATTCTAACACACATGAACATGCACACAGGAAGGCTGTCATCAAATAGCTATTGATAACTATCATACTCAACACAGACAGGGTATCAGAATCCTCACTTCACGTGTAAAGCACAGTTCATTTCTTTGACTCTGCCACAATGATAACACCACCAAACTGCTTACCTCAGGTCTAAGAGAAGGAAGGATAACAATTTCTTGCAAAGCTTGTTTAGCCAGTTCCTGCCCTGCAATATCATCAAATTTGACAGCTGGCCCACTAACAAAGAAATAGAATACTAATTAGTCTAACAATGAGAGATTctttttcagctgcagctgaataATTAAATGTATTCAACCATAAATAACTACTTTGAGGAAATCTACAACTCATACTGCTACACATTTCAAGAAATAGGCATTTCTTAATTGAGTATTCCTTGTTTTGCTAAGGTAACAAGGAAACAACAAACATGTATTGCTAGTTTTCATTCTGAGAGCACAAAgattttttgaatgaaaaattggctttctgcagcaaaaagcCTACTTTTCTTCAAACTTACCTATCAACAATTTCATTCAGGATAAGATTAGCAAGGTTACTGTCcacatttctaaatattttcatgtctttcttcTTTCGAGCAGCAGGGGTAGGAGTAGAAGGCTTATTTGTTCTACTATTTTTAGGAGCAGCCTAGAGAGGAAGAAGAATATAAAATGCCTTGATACATTTTACACTATTACAGGTACTAAATATCTACAAACAATAGTGCTGTCATACTTAAGCATATATGTAATAATGTGTTCTACTCTATTATGTGGAGGTAGCATGACAAAGTAGGAAAAtaaggaggg
This genomic stretch from Meleagris gallopavo isolate NT-WF06-2002-E0010 breed Aviagen turkey brand Nicholas breeding stock chromosome 2, Turkey_5.1, whole genome shotgun sequence harbors:
- the LOC100546443 gene encoding spastin, with product MAPSLPVRGVLCLVFFIESGAVPKKKDPLTQSNSLPRSKTVAKTGSTGLSGHHRTPSYSGISSASVSRSATNPATSTHKAAPKNSRTNKPSTPTPAARKKKDMKIFRNVDSNLANLILNEIVDSGPAVKFDDIAGQELAKQALQEIVILPSLRPELFTGLRAPARGLLLFGPPGNGKTMLAKAVAAESNATFFNISAASLTSKYVGEGEKLVRALFAVARELQPSIIFIDEVDSLLCERREGEHDASRRLKTEFLIEFDGVQSSGEDRILVMGATNRPQELDDAVLRRFTKRVYVSLPNEETRLILLKNLLSKQGSPLTQKELAQLARMTDGYSGSDLTALAKDAALGPIRELKPEQVKNMSASEMRNIKLSDFTESLKKIKRSLSPQTLEAYIRWNKDFGDTTV